The uncultured Desulfobulbus sp. genome window below encodes:
- the coaD gene encoding pantetheine-phosphate adenylyltransferase — MKGIYAGSYDPPTNGHLWMIEQGARLFSKFYVAVGQNSQKKYTFSLDERMQMLEEICARHRNIEVVHFENKFLVKYAETIGVDYILRGIRNEKDYTYERGMRYVNSNMNNRVQTLFMMSPRHLVEVSSSLVKGLVGSDDWEMVVREYVPDCVYYKMLSKFGRLHLSPPRRRILERI, encoded by the coding sequence ATGAAAGGAATCTACGCTGGAAGTTACGACCCGCCTACCAACGGCCACCTGTGGATGATAGAACAGGGTGCCCGCCTCTTTTCCAAATTCTACGTCGCAGTCGGTCAAAATTCTCAAAAGAAATATACTTTCAGCCTTGATGAACGCATGCAGATGCTTGAAGAGATCTGCGCCCGCCACCGTAATATCGAAGTTGTTCATTTCGAAAACAAATTCCTCGTTAAATACGCCGAAACCATAGGTGTTGATTATATCCTACGTGGTATCCGCAACGAAAAGGATTACACCTACGAACGGGGTATGCGCTACGTCAACAGCAACATGAACAATCGTGTTCAAACCCTGTTCATGATGTCGCCGCGTCACCTTGTCGAAGTCAGCTCATCGCTGGTTAAAGGACTGGTGGGTTCAGATGACTGGGAAATGGTTGTCCGGGAATATGTTCCCGATTGTGTTTACTATAAAATGCTCAGTAAATTTGGCCGTCTTCACCTCAGCCCTCCCCGCCGAAGAATACTTGAAAGAATCTAG